From the genome of Arthrobacter sp. ERGS1:01:
TTCTTCACGGGGCACGGCTATGAATTCTATGCACTGGATTTGCACAACCACGGGCGCAGCCTGGTGTCGGCCGAACTGGGCGGCTACGTGGACGACCTCGCCGACTATGACGAGGAGATCCTGCGGGCCCATTCGGTGATTTCCGACGACGCCGGCAGCGACCAGCCCCGCCAACTTGTCCTGGTGGGCCATTCCACGGGCGGCCTCATCGCCACCTTGTGGGCACACAAGTTCCCTGCCCTGGTCAGCCACCTTGTGCTCAACAGCCCGTGGTTGGAGATCCAGGGCGGCGCCGCGATCCGGCGTGCGGCCACTCCCCTGGTCCGGCCTGTTGCCGACTTCCGCCCGTTGACACGGATGCGGGTTCCCGAACGCACCTTTTATTGGCGCGGCATCAGCAAGGAGGCCTACGGCGAGTGGGCCGTGGACAGGCGGATGCGGCCCCCACAGGCCTTCCCGGTCCGGGCCGGGTGGATGCGGGCCATCCTGGCGGCCCAGCGAACCGTGGCCGGCGGACTTGGGCTGCCCATGCCGGTGCTGGTGCTTTTGTCCTCACGGAGCCTGCTTGGTCCCGTCTGGAGTGACGCCATGCTGCGGGCCGACGTGGTGCTCGATGTTCGCACCCTGGCGCTCCGCTCACTTTCCCTGGGCAACAGCGTGAGCGTGGAACGCATTGACGGGGCGCTGCATGAGGTGTTCCTTTCCACTCCCGCAGTTCGGGATGACGCCTACCGGCGGCTGGAGCGGTGGCTGCGCGGTTACGCGGGCTGACTAGAACGGGCAGGGTGCGTCAGACGGCTCTGGACCGTCGCCGTCGTTTTGACTGTGGAGGTATTCACGGCCCGTGGGCGTGATGGTCCTGGTGATGCCCGGACCGGCCGGTTCCACTGTCCATCCGGTTATTGGATCGTCTTTGAGCCGGTGACAGTACCTGGACCGTGGACGCAGGTTCTCGACGCTCGTTTCGCCTTTGGGCAGCAGGGTGCCGTCGGGTCCGTATCTGTCTTGATGGAAAGGGATGGTGTGGTCGATGTCGCAGGAGCGGGCCGGGTGGTCGCAGCCGATGCCTGTGCAGACGGGGTCGCGGAGGCGGACCAGGCGCACCATGTCCGCCGGCGGCTTATGCGACCCACGACCAATGCTCAGCCGGGTTCCCCTCTCGGGATCTGTCAGGATGCGTTGCCAGGACTTGGCGCCGGCGGCCAGTTCCCTGGCCTGGTCTGCTGGAATGGGTCCGTATCCATCCAGATTTCCGGGTTCTTCGGTGTGTCCGAGCAGGGTCATGACGGGGACTTCGACGGCTACCTTGGCCGGAATCCTTGGAACGAAGGTGGAGTTACAGGGAGCCTGCCCATCCGTCGGCCCGAGAAACGCTCGATCAGGCCCTGCCACGTCGCTGCAATCACGATTGCCGCCATTGCGGCCCGGGTGCAGGAAGGCCTGGTGGATCAGGTCCAGGAAGCAGTCCGCCATGTAGTTGTCCAGGCTCCGAGATGGTCTCCCCGTAGGAGTCAGGGCCGTGCTGGGATTGCCCTCCCGTTGGGCGTTGAGCGCCCAGGCCTGCAATGACTCAAACAACGCCAAGGCCGGAACGGCAGGAAGAACTGCGCCAATCTGCGCCATGGCATCCGGAAGCGGGGTGAACCAGACACGTCGTTGCACCGCGGCCCTGTTGTGACGTTCCGTCAGCGGCTCCGGATTATGCTTCTCGGCAAGGCGCCGAATCTTGCGGGTGAGTGAGGCCGGGTTCATGCGTGAGGCGCCGGGCAGGAACAGAGGCTCCAGCACGGGGAAGAGCGACTCGGGCACGTTTTCCAGTCCATGGCGGATCGCCCGGACGCGAACCGCGTCCAACAGTCCCTGCCTCAACAGGGCATGAGTGGCCGGCAGTGCACTGACGAGAGTCTCGGCGTCGTCCATGCGACGCGCGGCGGCACCTTCTCCGATCGCGTAGACCGCCATAAGTTCCCCGGCCGCCCAGAACGAGGTGTCCGGATGCCGGTCCCGGCGGGTTTCGCCCTCCAAGGGCGGCCGGCGGGCAGCAAAGGCCGCAAGGGCTGTCGCTTCCATGGCCTGGGCGAAGGCGGCAAGGCGATTTGCCGCGTGGGCGTAGTCGAGCAGGTCGTTGTCCGCCAGACCGGAAGGATCCAGGCCGTCCAGCGCATCCGCGCCGGCCGCCGGCGTCCAACGGATACCGGCCGGATTATTGGGCCGGGGAGCTTTGGGATGGTCGGGGACGGACGCCCGCACCAACTCCAGCCGCCCCTGAACGTCCGTAGGCGGCAAAGAAACGTAGACCGGGGCCGCGTCCAGGCCGGTGAGCCCCGCCCATTCCTCGACCGTGGCCGCACGCGCCGGGCCAACCCACGTCACATTCTCCATCCGGGGGTCATCGGCAAAAGGATCGGTGGCGATCAGCCGGGCGAACACGGCATCAACACCAACGCCGGGCCCGTAAGCATCGGCCTCCGGCACGCGGCCGGGGCGGAGAAACGGAATCGACGGACCGGAGGGGCTGGAGCCCCTCTCTAAACCGGGCCGGTGGATGGTGCCCATGATTCTATTTTAGTACATATGAACGAGTAAATAAATAGCTACTAGAACTAAATATTATTGGCTGTGAACGAAGGCCCTTACCGATGCCCTACATCGCGCGAACTGCAGCGGCGCCACAATCCCTCGACCAGACTTTTCTTTCCCCGGTCACTAGGACGGTGAATTGATAAGCGGACGAGCCTCCGGCCTTAGGCCTTGGCGGCCGCGTCCACGGCACCGCCGTAGCGGCGGTCCCGGCGTGCGTATTCGTCCACGGCCGTCCACAAGGTGCGGCGGTCGACGTCGGGCCACAAGGTATCCATGAAGACAAACTCCGCATACGCGCTTTGCCACAGCATGAAGTTGGACAACCGCTGTTCGCCGCTGGAGCGCAGGAACAAATCGACGTCGGGAACATCCGGCAGGTACATGTACTTCTGGATGGTCTTCTCCGTCACGGACCGCGGGCTGAGCTTGCCGGCGGCGACGTCTGCGGCCAGTGCGGCGACGGCGTCGGAAATCTCCGCCCTGCCGCCGTAATTAACACACATGGTCAACGTAATGGTGTCGTTGTCCTTGGTGTGCTCCTCGGCCACCTCGAGTTCCTTGATGACCGAGCCCCACAGCCGCGGCCGCCGCCCGGCCCAGCGGACCCGCACTCCCCAGGCGTCAAGCTGGTCGCGCTGGCGACGCAGCACATCCTTGTTAAATCCCATGAGGAAGCGGATCTCCTCGGGAGACCGCTTCCAGTTTTCGGTGGAGAAGGCGTACACGCTCACATACTTGATGCCCATTTCAATGGCGCCCGCCATGACGTCCAGCAGTGCCGGCTCCCCCGCCTTGTGGCCCTCAATGCGCGGCAGGCCGCGCTGGTTGGCCCAGCGCCCGTTGCCGTCCATGACGATGGCCACGTGGTTTGGCACGAGTTCCGCCGGGATGTCGGGCATGACGGCACCCGACTGGTGCGCCCAGGGGGCCACCACGGGCGGTTTCGCGCTGCTTCTGCTGCTTCGTTTGGCCATGGGTACTACGCACGCTCCACAAGTCTGAGGGAACGCACAGTGCGTTCCAGATGCCATTGGACATAACCGGCCACAAGGCCGGCGGCCTCGTTCCGGTGAATCGATTCGGACGCGTCCGCCCCGGCCCAGTCACCGCTGAGCAGGCAGGCCAACAAGAACATGGTTTGCGGGGCAGGCGCGGGCGAGCCCGGGGGCCGGCACTCGTGGCAGACGGCGCCGCCCAGCGACGCGTTGAACGCCCCGTGCGGCCCGGGTTCCCCGCACCGGGCGCAGTCGCCAAAACTGGGAGCCCAACCGGCGATCGACACGGCCCGCAACAGGTAGGAGTCAAGGATGAGTGCGGGCGCGTGGGCGCCGCGGCTCAGCGAGGCCAGGGCCCCCACCAGCAGCAGGTAGTGGGCGCCGGAGGTTTCGCCGTCGACGTCGGTGAGCCGTTCGGCGGTCTCCGCCATGGCCGCGGCCACCACGTAGCGGTCGTAGTTCGCGGCAATGTTGTCCCCGTAGCTGCCCTTGGCCACGGCCTGGGTGACGATGTCCAGCGTGCGGCCCTTGACGAGTTGCAGATCGGCCACCATGAACGGTTCCAGCCGGGCCCCGAACTTGCTGCTGGTGCGCCTGACCCCGCGGGCCACCGCCCGCAACTGGCCGTGGTGGTGGGTCAGCAAGGTGATGATCCGGTCCGCCTCCCCCAGTTTGTGGGTGCGCAGGACGACGGCGTCATCCCGGTAGGTGCGCGCGGCGAAAGATTGATTGGACACCCCTACATTCTCCCACCTTGTCCATGCACCCGCCTCCCCCCACACGCCGCGAAACGCCACGACCCCGCACACAAGGTGGCGGGGTCGTGGCGTTGCAGCAGCGGGGAGGTGGGGGCTAGGCCGCCTGGGCGTCCCTGATGGCGCGGTTGACGGCCGAGATGACTGCCTTCAGCGAGGCAGTGGAGGTGTTCGCGTCGATGCCGACGCCCCACAGCACGCGTTCACCGACGGCGCATTCCACGAACGCGGCCGCGCGGGCGTCGCCGCCCTCGCTCAGGGCGTGCTCGGTGTAGTCCAGGACGCGCACGTCCACGCCGTCCTCGCCGAGGATGCCCAGCAGGGCCGCGATGGGACCGTTGCCGGTGCCCGTGCGGGTGGCGGTGACGCCGTCGATCGTCATCTTGGCGATGAGCGTCATCTCGCCGTCGTCGTCCGTGGACGTCGTGAAGGAACCGATCCGGTAGCGGCCCCAGGCGTTGCTGGAGGTCTCCGCCGGCAGGTACTCGTCGTTGAAGATGGTCCACAGCTGGTCGCCGCTGACCTCGCCGCCCACGGTGTCGGTCTGCTTCTGGATGACCCCGGAGAATTCAATCTGGGCCCGGCGCGGCAGGTCCAGGTTGTGTTCGTTCTTGAGCAGGTACGCCACGCCGCCCTTGCCGGACTGCGAGTTCACCCGGATCACAGCCTCGTAGCTGCGGCCCAAGTCCTTCGGGTCGATCGGCAGGTAGGGCACGGCCCAGGTGTGGTCGGCGACGGCGTTGCCGGCCGCGGCGGCGTCGGCCTCCAGGGCCTCCAGGCCCTTCTTGATGGCGTCCTGGTGTGAACCGGAGAACGCGGTGAAGACCAGGTCTCCGCCGTAGGGGGTGCGTTCGGCGACCGGCAGCTGGTTGCAGTACTCCACGGTGCGGCGGATGTCGTCGATGTCGGAGAAGTCGAGCATGGGGTCGATGCCCTGCGTGAACATGTTCAGGCCCAGGGTCACCAGGTCCACATTGCCCGTGCGCTCACCGTTGCCGAACAGGCAGCCTTCAATGCGGTCGGCCCCGGCCAGGTAGCCGAGCTCGGCGGCGGCCACGCCGGTGCCGCGGTCGTTGTGCGGGTGCAGGGACAAGATGATGCCCTCCCGCGGGTGCAGGTTCCGGCTCATCCACTCAATGGAATCGGCGTAGACGTTGGGGGTGGCCATTTCAACCGTGGCCGGCAGGTTCATGATGACCTGGTTGTCGGCGGAGGCCTCGAAGATATCGGCGATGGCGTTGCACACGCGCAGCGCGTATTCCGGCTCGGTTCCCGTGAAGGACTCCGGGGAGTACTCGTAGGTGATGTGCGTTTCCTGCAGGGTTTCCTCGTACTTCTTGCACAGGCGTGCGCCCTGCAGTGCGATGTCCAGGATGCCGTCCTCGTCCTGGTTGAACACGACCCGGCGCTGCAGCACGGACGTCGAGTTGTACAGGTGCACGATTGCCTGCTTGGCGCCCACCAGGGATTCGTAGGTGCGCTCAATCAGGTGTTCGCGGGCCTGGGTCAGCACCTGGATCGTGACGTCGTCCGGGATGTGGCCGCCCTCGATCAGCTGGCGGACAAAGTCAAAGTCCGTCTGGGAGGCGGACGGGAAACCGACCTCGATTTCCTTGAAGCCCATCTTGACCAGCAGCTGGAACATCTTCATCTTCCGGCCCGGGCTCATGGGGTCGATCAGGGCCTGGTTTCCGTCACGCAAATCCACGGCGCACCAGCGCGGGGCCTTGGTGATGACCTTGTCCGGCCAGGTGCGGTCCGGCAGGGACACATTGATCTGGTCCTGGAACGGAACGTAGCGGTGGACCGGCATTCCCGAGGGCTTTTGTGCATTTCGCATTGGAGGTGACCTTAATCTTGTTCAACGTATTGGAAGCAAGGCCGGACAGCACAAACACCGCAGCGAGGTGGGCCGTTGCTCCAGGTTGATCATGTCAACGTGGTTGAGGCCTCGCCGCGGCAGCTAAGAAGAAGCATTCCAGTGCGCACATTTTTACCCTAGCACGGCCCGTAGGATGATAGTGAAA
Proteins encoded in this window:
- the recO gene encoding DNA repair protein RecO, translated to MSNQSFAARTYRDDAVVLRTHKLGEADRIITLLTHHHGQLRAVARGVRRTSSKFGARLEPFMVADLQLVKGRTLDIVTQAVAKGSYGDNIAANYDRYVVAAAMAETAERLTDVDGETSGAHYLLLVGALASLSRGAHAPALILDSYLLRAVSIAGWAPSFGDCARCGEPGPHGAFNASLGGAVCHECRPPGSPAPAPQTMFLLACLLSGDWAGADASESIHRNEAAGLVAGYVQWHLERTVRSLRLVERA
- the leuA gene encoding 2-isopropylmalate synthase encodes the protein MRNAQKPSGMPVHRYVPFQDQINVSLPDRTWPDKVITKAPRWCAVDLRDGNQALIDPMSPGRKMKMFQLLVKMGFKEIEVGFPSASQTDFDFVRQLIEGGHIPDDVTIQVLTQAREHLIERTYESLVGAKQAIVHLYNSTSVLQRRVVFNQDEDGILDIALQGARLCKKYEETLQETHITYEYSPESFTGTEPEYALRVCNAIADIFEASADNQVIMNLPATVEMATPNVYADSIEWMSRNLHPREGIILSLHPHNDRGTGVAAAELGYLAGADRIEGCLFGNGERTGNVDLVTLGLNMFTQGIDPMLDFSDIDDIRRTVEYCNQLPVAERTPYGGDLVFTAFSGSHQDAIKKGLEALEADAAAAGNAVADHTWAVPYLPIDPKDLGRSYEAVIRVNSQSGKGGVAYLLKNEHNLDLPRRAQIEFSGVIQKQTDTVGGEVSGDQLWTIFNDEYLPAETSSNAWGRYRIGSFTTSTDDDGEMTLIAKMTIDGVTATRTGTGNGPIAALLGILGEDGVDVRVLDYTEHALSEGGDARAAAFVECAVGERVLWGVGIDANTSTASLKAVISAVNRAIRDAQAA
- a CDS encoding DUF222 domain-containing protein, translating into MGTIHRPGLERGSSPSGPSIPFLRPGRVPEADAYGPGVGVDAVFARLIATDPFADDPRMENVTWVGPARAATVEEWAGLTGLDAAPVYVSLPPTDVQGRLELVRASVPDHPKAPRPNNPAGIRWTPAAGADALDGLDPSGLADNDLLDYAHAANRLAAFAQAMEATALAAFAARRPPLEGETRRDRHPDTSFWAAGELMAVYAIGEGAAARRMDDAETLVSALPATHALLRQGLLDAVRVRAIRHGLENVPESLFPVLEPLFLPGASRMNPASLTRKIRRLAEKHNPEPLTERHNRAAVQRRVWFTPLPDAMAQIGAVLPAVPALALFESLQAWALNAQREGNPSTALTPTGRPSRSLDNYMADCFLDLIHQAFLHPGRNGGNRDCSDVAGPDRAFLGPTDGQAPCNSTFVPRIPAKVAVEVPVMTLLGHTEEPGNLDGYGPIPADQARELAAGAKSWQRILTDPERGTRLSIGRGSHKPPADMVRLVRLRDPVCTGIGCDHPARSCDIDHTIPFHQDRYGPDGTLLPKGETSVENLRPRSRYCHRLKDDPITGWTVEPAGPGITRTITPTGREYLHSQNDGDGPEPSDAPCPF
- a CDS encoding alpha/beta hydrolase, which gives rise to MSRPAQVWATDILGADYQSMALEVPRADGSPRRATLVRHRPESGTTGTRRAVLYLHGWSDYFYNTGLAEFFTGHGYEFYALDLHNHGRSLVSAELGGYVDDLADYDEEILRAHSVISDDAGSDQPRQLVLVGHSTGGLIATLWAHKFPALVSHLVLNSPWLEIQGGAAIRRAATPLVRPVADFRPLTRMRVPERTFYWRGISKEAYGEWAVDRRMRPPQAFPVRAGWMRAILAAQRTVAGGLGLPMPVLVLLSSRSLLGPVWSDAMLRADVVLDVRTLALRSLSLGNSVSVERIDGALHEVFLSTPAVRDDAYRRLERWLRGYAG
- a CDS encoding isoprenyl transferase, yielding MAKRSSRSSAKPPVVAPWAHQSGAVMPDIPAELVPNHVAIVMDGNGRWANQRGLPRIEGHKAGEPALLDVMAGAIEMGIKYVSVYAFSTENWKRSPEEIRFLMGFNKDVLRRQRDQLDAWGVRVRWAGRRPRLWGSVIKELEVAEEHTKDNDTITLTMCVNYGGRAEISDAVAALAADVAAGKLSPRSVTEKTIQKYMYLPDVPDVDLFLRSSGEQRLSNFMLWQSAYAEFVFMDTLWPDVDRRTLWTAVDEYARRDRRYGGAVDAAAKA